In the Arachis ipaensis cultivar K30076 chromosome B04, Araip1.1, whole genome shotgun sequence genome, GAGTAcgtggttcactaaagtgaaatcgtggccagcgatttgcaACTCATTTTGGGCCCAGTCCAACTTATTTATAATGctattttatgcaaaattcaagcttgggcaaggggggagcaattgtttgtagttttggcatcatgtaggttagtttctagagagagaagctccctcttctctctagaattagggttcttaggatatttccatcttagatctaggtcaattttcatgttctcatcttgtttccttcATAATTCCTTGTTTCTACTActatattcttcttagttctcttgtcaattttacttttatgtctcttttatgtttatgaatgctcatgttggatttggacctctttaatgcaatttaatgtttgatgttcttttaattgttgaattgagttgtgatctacTTTCCTTACAATtgatagttgttagattttactatttcttgcacatATACCAtactttccatttgtacccaccaagtgtttgacaaaatgcttggttgggctttagagtagattttgagcattcttggcttgggaagagtaattgggcaatcttgagtcattaatacccaatttagattggtgatctagagttgttagttaatatgatttccatttactctaatctcttgctaattccattagtgagttgattaggacatttggattgaagttaactagtcttgtttgactttctctaacgGAAGATATCTTACACCTTCTTTCAACATtagggatgacgaaataagataaattcttgttaattattgtcattagtgactaggatggaaggcctatgatctcaattttTGCCATGAacgtctctctttattaattgctttctttaattgctctctttacttttcatgcCATTTATTTTGTTGCCCCTTCTCTCAACCAAACCccctttgttccttcatagccaataattgagtacttcattgcaattccttgtgagacgacccggagtctaaatacttcggttaattttcattggggtttgttatttgtgtcaaccaaaatttttgatgtgagaattttttgtttgtttggaactatgcttacaacgaagttcctgtttctataagagaaattctagaccgacacgacGAATCTCAACAtcacgtacgcgtgggcgacgcatacgcgtgggtgacgcgtacgcgtggacgatgcgtacgcgttgcATGGCGAATACAGTTCTCACGCGCGCGTCGCATCCCGTTTTtcattcctttctcttttcttctatcttctctccttctttcttcctcccttcttaatttcttcttcttcatctctttaacttttcatccttcttcactttcattctattttacttaatttatttgaatactttcattcattgcattttaattttgtgcatatttttattttttttctaaatttattattttttcattggtgttaaatttttttatttaactgttgcatcttctcttgcattatcttggtgcttcatgacttattttattctgattgggtaatattatttaaatcaatgctaatcttttatgatacttgtactcctcttgcattgatataaacttacactgtctttcattacccacactcttcccctttgttgcaattttgttactattgatatgccatgtgcttctactattttctcacttgtatgttgtagctaccatgtaattgagactctcatcatttggcattaacccaaccatattttaaattgtttcctatctttatttttgggttacttttcttctttttcctcttctttcaggatggccaccgaggaagaaAAACAGAAAACGTTTACATGggtgacagacaagtccatctgcataatCTTTGGAGAAAAAATATCAGTTGGAGCTACCCGTTCACTTGTACAtctctgcatgcaccgaggacggtgtaatttttaagtgtgggaaagtaaCCATATAAGGAAAATTCCAGGAGAACTAGTTGGTTGTGGCCTTTTCTGTGGAGTTGTAGGTTTCGCTCTCTCTGGAACCCTTTGTTGCATATCTCAAACATGAATCTGTTTGTTGCTAAAAGGGATTTTGGAGATAAAGCTATTACCTCAGCATCTGGATTTGAACCAATTAGAAGGAAAAACATCTTTAATTACATAACTctcaagaagaaaaaaagaaaaatgaagctAAAGAAGAAGAACGGAACCTGGGTTACCTGGAAGgtttctctttttctttgatgGTGGCTGTGTAGAAGTGTCAGATGATATTGGTGGTGGAGTCATGAAGGTTCCAATTTTAGTTCCTGTACCTAAGGAAACACTATTATTACCTTTGTTTGAAGCTGAAGTCAAATTACACATGTTTTCTTCCACTACTACTACTTGTTACTGTTGCTAATTTTGTTGTTGTTGGAATATCAAACTCTTCAAGTGTTAAGGGTTGAGATCAATTAAGGGTTGAGAACTTCAGTGTTCATAGTATAGTAGATTAATCGATTATATGCATACAAGTAGAACCAAAATTCTAAACAAATAGTACTTGTATTTATTCTCTATGCAACCTTGGGACATTAGCAAGAATGCGAGTTaccagaaaaatataataaggAGATTGACGTTAGagatttctaccagtaaagagattaatagaaacagttgcgttgtagatatagtctctaaaccgacaaaaatcccttcgtacaaacgttttgggtgtcacaagtaacaaacccctttagaaattgttaaccgagtattcaaacctcgggtcgtcttctcaaggaactgcgaggaagtatgttcttattattggctataaaggttgtaatcggggtttagaagatgagaagcaagtaatttaaatgacaagtaaaataaatggcaattaaaataaataaatactgtaaggcagacttttggcaaggtaagaaaagttggaggtccaacatagttatctctctcaactataatgaaagttgaatctaaactccacttggtcaacctttactagggcaaaggaaagtcaggggactaattaaattgacctttgaatcctatttatttcctaagaaaaggttgggattacttaagttcagctcaattagcaagataacgattatcaattatgttgagtttaataactgttgagttacttaattcttaaccaggaccaaaaggggaaaaagtaaaattgctggaataataaaaatattcttagatgggaagcaatggtaacttaaatcaaagagaacaatcataaactgaaaatacctcaattattattaattcaaataacagtctgtaacacgggagaaattcataaattcactgattaattcaagtgctggaataaataaaagtaaaagaaagctaaaataaagaaacgtaaaacctggattgagagtcactcttaaaacaagaagaaatcctaaatcctaaaacaaagagagagaagatctccctctcaactaaatctaaatcattgaaaagtaaaatatgcgagctccctttgaatggatgcattcccaaactttataacctctggtctatgctgtctgtacttggatctgggctaaaaagggcttcaaaattcgctgggggtgtattctgtaaattctgatacgtggcctctgtcacgcgtccgcgtgggtcacgcggtcgcgtcattaggagcttttccttgccatgcgatcgcgtcagtcatgcgaccgcgtcatgtgcgttctgcttaaggcgcgcggtcgcattagtcatgcggccgcgtcgctgctgattcgtgcttggcacgcgatcgcgtcatccatgcgattgcATGGAtatcagtttccttaaagctccgttttgctttctccttccattttagtatgtttccttttccatcctttaagtcattctgccttagaaaatctgaaactactcaacacactgatcacggcatcgaatggaaataaaggtaattaaaataatatttttcacaatatgacataataaggaggggaaagtaaaaccatgcaattaatgtgaataagcaggtgaaggattgtataaatcactcaatttaagcacaaaagaactcatgaaatatgggtttatcagagatGGATCCATAGTTCCATACCAAGTATTTACAGATGAAAGCGCTTATATATAGGACTGGAGTGATCAACCTTGAAGCCCATCTCCTCGAACATTCTCAACTAAAGcaggagaaaataaataaaaataaataatacagtAGTTCTAATTGGTAGATAAAATAAGTTACAGAAGACTAAGATATCAGCAAGTCATACAAAGTTGACCCCATTCATATTACACCTGCTCAAGAAAGCCATCATTGGGACAAACAAATTCATAGCTCTTCCTTAATGATTCAAGGAAATCTGCAGGGGGGTAAAAGATAACATCATATAAGATTGAGAAATGCCAATATTTCAATGGTTCCACTTTCAGAAAATAAGCCCAAATTAGAGAAGACATTCATATTTATATAGATACTGATGATGATATTCACAGTCGCAAAAATAGAAGCTTTCAAAATAACTTGTAATTAAAGTTGAGCATTCTAAAAAGGGAAGTATCACACCTTCGAGAGAGAGATTTTTCGTTCTCATCAAATATGCTGTAATCACTGCCGCACTACAACAAAAAAACCGGagaaaaaactaataataataatcaaaatgCTTGATAATCAAAGAAGTCAAGTGCAGTAATAGAGTTGATACTTGATAGTTGATATTGAGGAAAATGGTATCTGAAATCCCGGTGAAaagaaaggggaaaagaaaagggaaaagttTGCTGAATATAtagtattcttcttcttcttctctctctctctctctctctctctctctctctctctctctctctctctctctctctctctcgatgTATATGAATGAATAAAAGTGATTTGGTTTCACACTAAGCTTAAGGTAGTGGTGATTTTGGCAGTGAGGCAAAGAGACAAGTAGTAGTTTTGGTTTTTATTGAAATGAAGAGATTATATGAGAAGAGAAGTGGAAGAAGcttaggaggagaaggaggattagaaagctaagatgaAATATTATGTGAATCAATTCTGCAATAttagaacactaaaatatcagaaaagaaaaagaagagtgaaGCGATTAAATATCTGCCATGTTTGTTCCTATGCCAAGCCTTCTTCTAGTTTCCTTGGCAATAGCAAGCGATTAAATATCTGCCATGGTACACTAGGAGCATCTTTTGATTTCTCAAGTACTTCCTGTTATATAAAGATATTCAAGCAACAATTATGAATAAAAACTCATTCAACCAAGTTGTAAACTATAAATGTTAATATCCTTTTTTGTCAAACCTGTCTAGCAACCCCCAAAGATCAGAGCCTATGCTCGACAAACTTATCaatagttgcatgatcatttctcCTCACATCCTCATTGCAGTTGCAGAAGTTCAATATCTAAACCGGGAGAAAAGAACATTGATAAGTCCCCTGCACAAACATAATCCAGCTGGTGCCAATAGCAGAATATTTTTACCTACTCAGGAGCACTTTTGCTGGGTCTATGCCAATTTTCATCAGAATCAATGTAAGTTAGAGCAGTCCTCTTGTCTACAGAATTGAAAGGGAAAAAATAGACCTCCCTGATTCCAGCTCTTGCCTGCAAAATTTACATTAAGATTTAGAAATTCTTACCTTTAAATTCAACATAtattttttcccttttaatttcttatatTGAAAAATCAATTTAGGAATATATTTACCTCCTTTGGATCAGCAAGCATACCAACAATTGCGGCATCTATAGCATCTTGATTCTCAGTGCTATATAGAAGACCAAGTTAACATGGACACTAGTTTTCAATTGCTGAGACACTGTGATTTTCAATAAAAATCTAAACCccaaaaaattcaaccaaaatgaaACTAGTTAATGCATTCAGAAACCTTGATTTCACAAACAAGTTTATAAGAACACAAAATAAAGAAAGCTCATTGAAGTGCACTGTTTGAGGCTTTGTTACACATTTAGTTGCATTGTTATCTTTCTATTTTGAAGGCAGGCCTAATGAGTAATGCAAAAATTTCAAAAGAGGAAGTGTTTATTAGCACTTACGGATCGTTCATAAGCATGAACATGCCCTGCAAACATAACATCAACCTTGTACTTCATAAATCAGGGTTCATACATTACTCTCATTGATTCACCTTCTATATAGTGATAGTTGTAGCTATTATACCAAGGCGAATGCATAAGCACAATCAACCATGGAGTCTCTATCCTGTTAACTTTTGGTAGCTGCTGTTCAAGCCATTTGTATTATGGTGTATATTTCCCTGGAAACAAAAATTGAAGCTTATACATTTAATTCAAGATGTTTACAAACAAATCATAACAACAGGTCAAAAAATATGTATTTGTGAATACCATATGCTGAATATGAGGCCAAGACAATGATGTGTGCCGAGGCTCTCTTGACAGAATACCAGAAGGGTGCGGTACTCTGTGACGCTATATAAGGAACATGATAGTGATGGCAATATGGCTTGAAAGGTACACTTTTACCCTGCAAAATATCATTCACTAGTGTCAAAAACCGACGACGATGATGAATCACACTAAGTTTCTAAACTTctcaaaaccaaattaaaacaatTATTACGAGAGAAGCCTTACGATTTCTggaaaaaaaatcaatttcatGGTTCCCTACAACCCAAATCCATGGTTGATAAGCAGTACTCCTTTCTACAAACCTTCCCCAAGTGTCCCATCTAACGTTATCGTGATTAGGGTAATTATCCGCATAAGAAAGGTCTCCAACAAACAACACAGTTTGTCCTTTACTTGGGCTCTTTTCATAGTGAGTGAGTGTTTTATTTGAATCATAACTCTAACCATGATCTCTTGTAGATCATTgccaaattaattaattacaaacATATTGGCATTGATTTCGCACAGTTGAGGAATATAATTAGAGTTAgcaatgaaattgaaagaaagaaaacagcGATGAAAGATAAAGGAGATTAGGGTTACCTGCATAGCTAAGGCAAGATCGAAGAGAGAAACGCAGCAACACACGAAAAAGAGCAAGCACTAATGGCGAGATCGAAGAGAGAAATGCACATTAGGGTTCGAAGGGAGCGATGCGAGAAAGGCCGACGGAAGGGGTGCGATGAAGAAGAACCAGGAATGCGAGTAAGGCCGATGAAAGTTGAGTGCAATGGAGGTTCGGTGCGACCGTGGTGCAAGGCTGATAACGCCGCCGATGGAGCATTTAGAGGGGATGAATGTGGAGGCACAGAGGTGTGGTGTGAAATGAAGAGGAGAACGTGAtctccaaatttttattttaatatttctgatggaatattttaaattacagacagattttctatctgtaataatttaataaaatgcagtgtatttttttatttaattacagAAGGATTTTCCATCGGTAACTATATCCtacgaaaaaaaattaatttttttgacagAATTATTGACGGATTCTTTTTTccatctgtaatttatgctaattcatttttctaTGTTTCCAACAAAAGATCCCTCGCAAAATCTGTCTGTATTTTTGTGGGATAAAATCTATcgaaaatatccgtctgtaataactagttttctagtagtgataTAGTTCATATGGACAGTACATTCATGATTCACCGGAATCGATATTTGCTTGCTTAGTTGCTTCCTTGCTCAGTTAGTTAGTTGCTTCATTCAGTCTATTGCTCATTTGCTTTATTGTTTGATAATTGATAATTTTGATATAGTTGGTTTAGtaattgtgaatttgtgattgaATTTGTTTTGATGATGTAATTGATAATTTAGTTTCATTAATTTgtttgttaattatttttgtgtattaaattattttgaattaAGAATTTTGGGATATTATTAGTTGTTGGCTTGCTACTGTTGCTTGATggaaattaattttgttaattgatcaattttgtatttataatttttaaactgAACTTTTCAATTTATGTAGAAAATGTGAAGCACTTATGAAGTCAAAACAACATATAAGTGCTGCTATTGAAAAATAATCTGAGcaagttaaaaagaataattaTCAAATTTACTTCACAGCCATAATTGATTTTATTAGGTTTCTTTTACGATAAGGATTGGCCTTTCGTGGTAATTATGAGATAGATGATTCTGttaatcaaaaaaattttttgaaacttCTAAACTTTCTTGCTGAATATAATGAAGAGATTGATCATGCTTTAAAAAATGCTCGTGAAAATTTTAAACTAAGAGCACCATCAATTCAAAAAGACATTGTAAAAGCTGCTGCAAGTGAAATGACAAAAGTTATTGTCAATGATCTTGGGGATGAATTGTTTGCTGTTTTGGTTGATGAAGTCTGCCACATTTTTATTAAGAAGCAAATGTGAGTTGTTTAAGGTATGTGAATAGAGAAGGGCAAGTTAGGGAGCATTGTTTTGGTCTTGTTCATGTTTCTAATACTAATACTTTATCTCTAAAATTAGTATTGGAGTCGTTATTAGAAACATATAATTTAAGTTTATCAAGAATACGTGCTCAAGGATATGATGGTGCAAGTAATATGCAAGGAGAAATTAATGgtttaaaaattttgatattgaAAGAAAATTCTTATGCTTTTTATGTACATTGCTTTACCCACAAACTTCAGTTAGATCTTTTAACGGTTGCAAAAAAACAAGTTAAAATTGCTTtactttttaatttgttaatcAATTTGTGCAATGTTGTTGGAGTTTCGTGTAAACGAAGAGATATGCTTCGTGATAGTCAGATGACTAAGACAATTGAAGCATTACAAAGTGAAAAAATTTCTAGTGGATGTGGTTTGAATCAAGAAAtagttttgaaaagagttggagaCACTAGATTAGGTTCACACTATAAAACTATACATAGATTAATTTTTTGTTTCCTTCCGTGGTTAATGTTCTTAAATATGTTAAGTAAGATGGAAATAATTTAGAACAAAGAGTTGAAGCATATCATTTATTGAATGTCATTCAATCCTTTGAATTCATTTTCAACTTGCACTTGATGAAAAATATCTTGAGAGTTACTAATGAATTATCTCAAGTGTTACAAAGGAATGATCAAGACATTGTAAATGCTATGACATTGAAAGTGTCTAAGCAATGGTTGCAAACTATAAGAGATGATGGTTGGTCTCTTTTACTTGACGAAGTCTCATTGTTTTGTGGCAAACATAATATTATAGTTCCAAAAATAGATGATATATTTATGTCACTAAGAAAGATCAAGACGCAAAACTCAAATGATCTCAAATTTGCATCATTTTTAAGTTGAGATATTCTATCAAGTAGTTAGCAGAAAATTTCAGGAACTCAACAATCGTTTTACATAAGTGAATACTCAATTGCTTCTTTGTATAGTTTGCCTGAATCCTAGCACTCATTTCTTGCGTTTGATAAGGAGAAGTTGATCCAGTTAGCTCAATTCTATCCATTAGAATTTTCTTCTATTCAACTTTTAGCACTTGATAGTCAACTTGAAAACTTCATATTTTCTTCTACTCAACTTTTAGCACTTGATAGTCAACTTGAAAACTTCATATTAGATGTCTGTTCTGATAATCAATTCTCAAACTTAAATGGGATTGATCGATGCTCTTTCTCAAAAATTGGTTGAGACttgaaaaaatattgtttatccaTTAGTGTTTTTTCTGTTgaagttagttttagttttgtcTGTAATAATTACATcagttgaaaaaaaattttctgtTATGAACATCATAAAGAGTTGGCTTCGCAACCGTATtgaagataaatttttaaataattatttaatgacatatataaaaaaaaatatttaattgtattgaccataaaaaaattattcaatcttTTCAAAATANNNNNNNNNNNNNNNNNNNNNNNNNNNNNNNNNNNNNGTGGACGTCAAAATATTTTACTATCCTAATAAATAGATtaaatatttcaattttaaatatttgaCTTTATATTCAGATTCAAATCTAattttagataataatttagaACAATAGTATAAATAtatagattattattattattattattattattatttcatacTTCAGACAGCAAAAATATGTTGATGCCCAAGATAACAAATATGAACATATTTTTCTTAAAGATTGAGTAAAACTTATCTGGTACTTATCctaacaataaaattaaaatgaaatttttcTTGAATtgcaattttaaaaataataaaaaatgaaacaaaattcCCATGAGTGATGGTGTGCGATCTCTATTCTCTAGTAAGAGTTTCCTTTCTAATAAAGACTGTGGCACCGTTTGGACTCACCATTCAGGTATAGGAACGTATGTATGGCTGCAGGCACAAATTCCGGAGGTAGAGCGCCTCAACAAAACAAGCGGCAACTCTAAAAACCAAAActgcttttctctctctctctaaaaacccaCCAAACCAACCcctttctctgtctctctctTCACTTCAGTTGTTTTTTGCTTAGTGAGAAAACGGAAAACCATCATTTGAACTTATCTAAGAAAGAGAAAAGTCgataaatttaattcaatttaatttaatttaatttaaattaaaaaaaaagggtttaaaaaatattaaaagtgaGTCAATTTAAAGCATGTGCCTTGTCTCAGAAAAAAATGGTCATGTTCTTATTAACCCTTTTTTGATTGGCTTCCTGGGTTTGTTgaagaatctctccatctctctctCACTCTTTTGTAACATTCATCACTCACATACATCTCtttttttgttgaatttaatGTGTTTTCTTTCATCTTGTAATAAGTTGTATCCACCATAACTAGATATAGaagttctttttcaagttttttgTGTTTTCTGCTATACTATTCCTTCATTTTCTCTGCGATTTGAGTTTGAGTTGCATGTGTATGTGTTCTTCTGCTGTTGTAGAAGAATTTTACTTAGTTGTTAAAGAGTTCTGATAGCGAAACACACAATTGAgaataaatattaattaagaagATATTTTTACAAAGAAAGTCGCTTTCTTTGAAGGTAACAGAAAGGGTTCGTTTTTGTGATGGtcttcaattactatattatttctttttatgttatatATAGCCAACTTGATATCCCACCTTGTGGATTGTGTTGATGTATAGAAATAGAAGAACCAGATGCTTTATGTTGCTTCTCTTCATAGGATTTTGAAAGCAAAAGCGGGCCCttatcttctttgcttccttAACTAGAAACAACACTATACTACACCAGATCTCTTCCCATATCTTGCACTTATCCGTACACAGaggcaaagaaaaaaaagagagaaagaattaaataaataaaaatatcaatcTCTCTCCCCCTTCATACCATACCATACCCCTTTTTTATCCATTTTTTTCTTtgtctctctctctatatatattatatttccCTTTCCCTAAACATACACCACACAATAAGCAAGCCATCATAACTCAAAGATCTTCAAGTTTAACCTTTTTTGTGTAGTTAAAATTTCTTCTTAGTCCTTTTCTTTTTCCCCCCTTTTTTTCTCCTTCACAAAGATCTAGTTTTGTGGGAGTTCAAGGTTTGGATCTGCATGCAAGGGTGGCAAAAACGGAAACAGTAGACCCTATTCTTGGTTTTGGAGCCATGGATCATCATCACCACAACAATCATAATCATCATGATGCAGAGATTTATGCAGATGCTGATGATGCAGATAAAGATTTGTGGCTCAACACAACAACAGAACAAGAAGATTTACTTGTTGGGGATGTGAAAACAGATGCATCTATGTTCTACGACGAGTTCCCTCCTCTCCCAGATTTCCCATGCATGTCTTCATCATCGTCTTCGTCTTCAACTCCAACACTTCCATTGAAGAATCTAGCATGCTCAACCACCTCGACCACAACGGCTACCGCAGCAACCTCTTCGTCTTCGTCGTCTGCTTCTTCTTGGGCAGTTCTGAAGCCAGAAGCGGAGGATAATAACAACGGAGAATGGAACTGCAGTAATAAACAGCAACTTTACATGCAACATCATGATCCACTGGACGCAACGGGAGCGTTGTCCTCAACAGCTTCCATGGAGATTTCACAGCCAAAGTTTCCCGATCAAGGTGGGTTTGACGGTGTTGTTGGTGACGTTGATTGCATGGATGATGTGATGGACACTTTTGGGTACATGGAGCTTCTAGAAGCCAACGAGTTCTTTGACCCTTCGTCTATCTTCCAAGGCGAAGAGAATCCCTTAGCGGAATTCACACAAGAGGATCAGGTTTTGCCACAGCAAGAAGAACAACAGCAGCAAGAAAAACCTGCAGTAGTTCATAATCAAAATGATCTTATTGTTCTTAGACCACAGCAAGAAGCAGTAGTGGAAGGTGTTAGTAACAATAATTATCAACAGCTTCTTGGGTTGTGGGAAGCCAGTAACAATAACGATGCAGAGATCCAaggagatggtggtggtggtggtgcaatTGCGGATGATGAAATGAGCATGGTGTTCCTGGAATGGCTGAAGTCGAACAAGGATAGCGTATCCGCGAGCGATTTGAGGAGCGTGAAGCTTAAGAAGTCGACAATAGAGAGTGCTGCTATGCGATTGGGCGGTGGAAAAGAAGCTATGAAGCAATTGTTGAAGCTGATTCTTGAATGGGTTCAAACCAGCCACCTTCAGAGTAGAAGGCGCAAGGAAAATAATAACGATAACACAGTGGCAAACCCTTTCACGGAACAGTTTCAAAATCCGATTCATCAGAACAACCCAAATGCTTCGAGTTCTTTTGCCATTGAACCAAACACATGTTTCACCCAGCACCAACCATGGATGGATCAAGTGCCTCTAATGGCAGCCGCTCCTCCGTCTCAGTCTCAGCCTCAGCCGCAATTTCAACAACCCACGATTGGGTATGTTGGCGACCCTTACACAAACGGTGCCTCTGCAAACACCATCAATGGCAGCAATAATTTTCAGGCTGGTAATGAATACCATATGCTGGAATCGGCGAACTCATGGCCTCCTTCTCAATACACTGTTACTCCTTACTATACCCAGCCATTTGGGGACCATAGTTTTCAACCTCCGGCCGCTGGTGGCTTCGGTAACCAGTACCCTTATCAGTTTTTCCATGGACCTGGTGATGGATTGATAAGATTAGGACCCTCAGCTACAAAAGAAGCGAGGAAGAAGCGGATGGCGAGGCAGAGAAGGCTTTCCTCTCATTCTAGGCATCATATTAATCTACAGAGTCAGGGTTCTGATCCAAATACAAGATTGGGTGTTGGTGGTGAAAATTGCACTGGTGTTGTATCTGCAGCTCCGGCTAATTGGGTGTATTGGCCAACTATGGCTGGTGCTGTTGCTTCCGTTGCGCCCGTGGCTCCCGCGGAACCGTCGGCTGTGGTGGATAAACCTGCCATGCAGACACAGAATTATCATCATCAGGGTAGGCTCTCATCTGATAGGAGACAGGTTGGTGGATCTTATTAGTCCTTACTAATATTTTGATTTGCATTGGTAAGTTAATCTTAGATGTTTTGTGTGGTTAATGTACGACCTATGAGTGTGTGTAAGAATGTCGTTTGATGCCTATGATATATATCATATTAATGTTGACTAGTTTTTTCAATTTGGTTAATGAGTGATTAATGATGATGTAGCTTGTTTTGGTTTTTGTATCATTTTCCGTATATTTTTTATAAGACCGGGGGGATTTAGTGTTTTGATTTACAAAATGTTTGGGAAAGAATAGAAATCGGCTAAAAGTTACTATAT is a window encoding:
- the LOC107639365 gene encoding B3 domain-containing transcription factor ABI3 isoform X1, which codes for MDHHHHNNHNHHDAEIYADADDADKDLWLNTTTEQEDLLVGDVKTDASMFYDEFPPLPDFPCMSSSSSSSSTPTLPLKNLACSTTSTTTATAATSSSSSSASSWAVLKPEAEDNNNGEWNCSNKQQLYMQHHDPLDATGALSSTASMEISQPKFPDQGGFDGVVGDVDCMDDVMDTFGYMELLEANEFFDPSSIFQGEENPLAEFTQEDQVLPQQEEQQQQEKPAVVHNQNDLIVLRPQQEAVVEGVSNNNYQQLLGLWEASNNNDAEIQGDGGGGGAIADDEMSMVFLEWLKSNKDSVSASDLRSVKLKKSTIESAAMRLGGGKEAMKQLLKLILEWVQTSHLQSRRRKENNNDNTVANPFTEQFQNPIHQNNPNASSSFAIEPNTCFTQHQPWMDQVPLMAAAPPSQSQPQPQFQQPTIGYVGDPYTNGASANTINGSNNFQAGNEYHMLESANSWPPSQYTVTPYYTQPFGDHSFQPPAAGGFGNQYPYQFFHGPGDGLIRLGPSATKEARKKRMARQRRLSSHSRHHINLQSQGSDPNTRLGVGGENCTGVVSAAPANWVYWPTMAGAVASVAPVAPAEPSAVVDKPAMQTQNYHHQGRLSSDRRQGWKSEKNLRFLLQKVLKQSDVGSLGRIVLPKKEAETHLPELEARDGITITMEDIGTSRVWNMRYSIRYWPNNKSRMYLLENTGDFVKANGLQEGDFIVIYSDVKCGKFMIRGVKVRQQEGAKAEGKKTGKSHKNQHGNNAVPTAGEPHTNATSSSTHQENEK
- the LOC107639365 gene encoding B3 domain-containing transcription factor ABI3 isoform X4, whose protein sequence is MDHHHHNNHNHHDAEIYADADDADKDLWLNTTTEQEDLLVGDVKTDASMFYDEFPPLPDFPCMSSSSSSSSTPTLPLKNLACSTTSTTTATAATSSSSSSASSWAVLKPEAEDNNNGEWNCSNKQQLYMQHHDPLDATGALSSTASMEISQPKFPDQGGFDGVVGDVDCMDDVMDTFGYMELLEANEFFDPSSIFQGEENPLAEFTQEDQVLPQQEEQQQQEKPAVVHNQNDLIVLRPQQEAVVEGVSNNNYQQLLGLWEASNNNDAEIQGDGGGGGAIADDEMSMVFLEWLKSNKDSVSASDLRSVKLKKSTIESAAMRLGGGKEAMKQLLKLILEWVQTSHLQSRRRKENNNDNTVANPFTEQFQNPIHQNNPNASSSFAIEPNTCFTQHQPWMDQVPLMAAAPPSQSQPQPQFQQPTIGYVGDPYTNGASANTINGSNNFQAGNEYHMLESANSWPPSQYTVTPYYTQPFGDHSFQPPAAGGFGNQYPYQFFHGPGDGLIRLGPSATKEARKKRMARQRRLSSHSRHHINLQSQGSDPNTRLGVGGENCTGVVSAAPANWVYWPTMAGAVASVAPVAPAEPSAVVDKPAMQTQNYHHQGLEVGEELTVPFTKGVEAKRCWESGKNCSAKKRGRNTSTRTRGKGWNHYNNGRYWHLSCLEYAL